In Candidatus Neomarinimicrobiota bacterium, the genomic window AGCTGTAGGTGCATCTGCTTCGCACCTAATACCATTTATACTTCAAACTGCGCGTTATCTTCTTCATCTTTTACAGTTCTGCTTCACTTAAAATTATAACCATAGCTACCGCTATGCGTAAAATTTTAAGCTTACAGAACAGTAAAATATTTTGAACCTATGCGCGCCCTCTGAAGTACAAATGGTATAATTTATGGACAGACAATAATTAAAGGAATTCATGCGACCTGTGGAATTCCCCGTATTTTTCAAAGTATCGCCTTGAAATCATAACACGACTTGCTATTATACATGCTGTATGAAATTAATTCTATTCATCGATCGAGATAGTTCTCTGGCCAGAAGTGTGAGAAGTCTTGCTCATATCCTGGATATTCCATTTGATCTGGTTACCCGGAAAAATGATGTTCGGCGCTTTGTCGCAACTGGAAATGTCGGGATGATATTCGCCAATACGGAGATAACTACTATCCGCTATGATGATATGGTCATGGAAATAGATGCTATCCTGAAGCGAAATCGTCATCCGGAGATACCGACCTATTATATTTGTGACGATTCACCCTTCGCTGGTGAAAATATGCCCAAGGATGTGCCAGGCAGTTATTTAATCAAACGCAGTTCCAGCCTGGAGAACATATATTCCACTATCGAGAAAACGCTTTTGTCGGATCATGAGATCGAGCAATCAGGAGGGTTTATCCTCTATACTGAAGAGCATACAGAGTTTATTAATTCGTACGAACGAATTTTGATCAATCTATCCAGAATCGCAGAGAAGATCATAAACTGATGAATATCCCACTTGCAGAGGGACAACTATCCCTTTCAGTATTGAAAAATGGTGAATTCATTTTAGGAGGGATCACCCAGGGTTCCGCCAGTTCAGCTGAAATTTATAAAGTCCTCGAGAACAAAGGGTATAAACACGGTTTACTTCCAGACAATATTCAAAAGCTTGCCCAGGGGTATCAAGGACAACTTCCAGTCGCCACCAGCAAGATCAGGGTTGAACTGGTTAAGTATAAAGTTGACTTTTCATCTGAATTGGAAGTTGAGGGTGTTGATCCATACAAATTATTAACCAGTTTACATAATCAGGAGCTGTCAGGAATGGTAATGGAGGGTGATCGTTTGTTAACACTGACATCCTCTTCGAAACGCATTCGTCTTAGACCTGATGGAACTCAAGATGTTTTGAGTGATGCCGGGAAGACAGAAATTCATCACTTTTGTGGTGTGAATGTCATGCCCAATTCGGTGGGAAATGTAATCACTGCTTCCGTTGATGGGGTCGCCCAGATCACAACCCGGGGGAAAGTATCCGTATATCCATTTGAACAGTACGACAGCATTGGGAAACTTCACGGAAATATTGATTCAGAACACGCCCTGTTGGTTCATGGTGATATTAGTGGAGGGGCGAACATTTCCAGCCCGGCCACTCTCATCGTCAGAGGGTTGATCAGATCTGCAACCATTCGGTGTGGAGGTGATCTTGATTGTCAGCAGGGACTTGATAACCTCCTGCAAGGTGATGAGGGTGATATCAAGGCGGAGCAGAACATCCATACGCCCATTGTTAAGAATTTCCGAGTTTGGGTAGGTTCAAAATTGATTGTCTCGCGGATCATAGATCATGCGAATATAACTGTGATGGATACTTTGGTATGTCCTCGAATTGC contains:
- a CDS encoding FapA family protein, which encodes MNIPLAEGQLSLSVLKNGEFILGGITQGSASSAEIYKVLENKGYKHGLLPDNIQKLAQGYQGQLPVATSKIRVELVKYKVDFSSELEVEGVDPYKLLTSLHNQELSGMVMEGDRLLTLTSSSKRIRLRPDGTQDVLSDAGKTEIHHFCGVNVMPNSVGNVITASVDGVAQITTRGKVSVYPFEQYDSIGKLHGNIDSEHALLVHGDISGGANISSPATLIVRGLIRSATIRCGGDLDCQQGLDNLLQGDEGDIKAEQNIHTPIVKNFRVWVGSKLIVSRIIDHANITVMDTLVCPRIADSTIAVGNKLISYNIVRDCVIKFGPDAVEDPFITKFKQTHLSHSRKHHDKHLALESQKAHLEQLRQKSMLILQRLKSEGQSNTMVGNVLKRYITTMQENFGIFKNGYKDLTNIEKTVKQERAELAYNTSLIDSFSEPCLTVVGKLEAGTRLIGPADSRILDRSMSSVTVTLDPETRKLVFNPLKKHGA